The following coding sequences lie in one Glycine max cultivar Williams 82 chromosome 19, Glycine_max_v4.0, whole genome shotgun sequence genomic window:
- the LOC100790750 gene encoding probable serine/threonine-protein kinase At1g54610 isoform X1: protein MGCVISREVSKGVISDVKEERDLSGESKRKVDGVSGSKDEVVEVQNGEKEKEKGGEGVQRGKRRRSKANPRLSNPPKHLRWEQVAAGWPPWLTAVCGEALGGWIPRKADTFEKIDKIGQGTYSNVYKAKDMMTGKIVALKKVRFDNWEPESVKFMAREILILRRLDHPNVVKLQGLVTSRMSCSLYLVFDYMEHDLAGLAASPGIRFTEPQVKCYMHQLLSGLEHCHNRRVLHRDIKGSNLLIDNEGTLKIADFGLASIFDPNNKHPMTSRVVTLWYRPPELLLGATDYGVGVDLWSAGCILGELLAGKPIMPGRTEVEQLHKIYKLCGSPSDEYWKKSNLPNATLFKPLEPYKRRIRETFKDFPPSALPLIDTLLAIDPVERKTASDALRSEFFTTEPYACDPSSLPKYPPSKEMDAKQRDDEMRRLRAAGKAQADGPKKHHTRDRAAKAFPAPEANAELQSNIDRRRLITHANAKSKSEKFPPPHQDGQVGFPLGSSHHIDPDTVPTDVSFTSTSYTYSKEPFQAWSGPIGVPKRKKHTAGDALDLSKPQKDALKDMVRGKKILDISTFL, encoded by the exons ATGGGGTGTGTGATTAGCAGGGAAGTGTCGAAGGGGGTAATCTCTGATGTGAAGGAGGAGAGGGATTTGAGTGGTGAGAGTAAGAGGAAGGTTGATGGAGTGTCAGGGAGCAAAGATGAGGTGGTAGAGGTTCAGAATGgtgagaaggagaaggagaaaggtGGTGAAGGGGTGCAGCGTGGCAAAAGGAGAAGATCGAAGGCGAATCCGAGGCTGAGCAATCCGCCAAAGCATTTGAGGTGGGAGCAGGTTGCAGCTGGGTGGCCACCGTGGCTCACTGCAGTGTGTGGGGAAGCACTCGGTGGCTGGATTCCGCGAAAGGCCGACACCTTTGAGAAAATTGATAAG ATTGGGCAAGGAACTTATAGTAATGTGTACAAAGCTAAAGACATGATGACAGGTAAAATTGTTGCCCTAAAGAAGGTTCGATTTGATAATTGGGAACCTGAGAGTGTAAAATTCATGGCGAGAGAGATTCTTATTTTGCGAAGGTTGGATCATCCCAATGTTGTAAAGTTGCAAGGTTTAGTTACGTCAAGGATGTCCTGTAGTTTGTATTTGGTGTTCGATTATATGGAGCATGATTTGGCTGGACTTGCTGCAAGCCCAGGAATCAGGTTCACAGAGCCTCAG GTAAAATGTTACATGCATCAGCTGCTATCAGGACTTGAGCACTGTCATAACCGTCGTGTACTTCACCGTGATATTAAAGGATCAAATCTTCTTATTGACAATGAAGGAACACTTAAGATTGCTGACTTTGGACTGGCTTCTATTTTCGATCCAAACAATAAGCATCCCATGACTAGTCGTGTAGTAACCCTTTGGTATCGACCTCCTGAGTTGCTTCTTGGTGCCACAGATTATGGTGTGGGTGTAGACCTCTGGAGTGCCGGATGTATTTTAGGAGAGTTATTGGCTGGGAAGCCAATCATGCCTGGTCGTACAGAG GTGGAACAATTGCACAAGATATACAAACTATGTGGTTCACCTTCCGATGAGTATTGGAAGAAGTCAAATTTGCCTAATGCTACCTTGTTTAAACCACTAGAGCCATACAAGAGACGCATAAGAGAGACATTTAAAGATTTTCCACCTTCTGCTCTACCTCTCATCGATACACTTCTTGCAATTGATCCTGTAGAACGGAAAACTGCCTCAGATGCTTTAAGAAGTGAG TTCTTTACCACAGAACCTTATGCTTGCGATCCTTCAAGTCTTCCAAAATATCCCCCAAGCAAGGAAATGGATGCTAAACAACGGGATGATGAAATGAGGAG ACTAAGAGCTGCAGGCAAAGCTCAGGCTGATGGTCCAAAGAAGCATCATACACGTGATCGTGCTGCAAAAGCTTTTCCTGCTCCTGAAGCCAATGCTGAGCTTCAATCCAATATTGAT AGAAGACGTCTAATCACTCATGCAAATGCCAAGAGCAAGAGCGAAAAGTTTCCTCCACCACATCAAGATGGACAAGTTGGTTTTCCTTTAGGATCTTCACATCACATTGATCCAGATACTGTTCCTACTGATGTCTCTTTTACTTCAACCTCCTATACTTATTCAAAGGAACCATTCCAAGCTTGGTCTGGTCCCATTGGAGTGCCAAAGCGGAAGAAACACACTGCAGGTGATGCATTGGACTTGTCAAAACCACAGAAAGATGCCCTCAAGGACATGGTTagaggaaagaaaattttagatATTAGTACATTCTTATAG
- the LOC100790750 gene encoding probable serine/threonine-protein kinase At1g54610 isoform X2 yields MGCVISREVSKGVISDVKEERDLSGESKRKVDGVSGSKDEVVEVQNGEKEKEKGGEGVQRGKRRRSKANPRLSNPPKHLRWEQVAAGWPPWLTAVCGEALGGWIPRKADTFEKIDKIGQGTYSNVYKAKDMMTGKIVALKKVRFDNWEPESVKFMAREILILRRLDHPNVVKLQGLVTSRMSCSLYLVFDYMEHDLAGLAASPGIRFTEPQVKCYMHQLLSGLEHCHNRRVLHRDIKGSNLLIDNEGTLKIADFGLASIFDPNNKHPMTSRVVTLWYRPPELLLGATDYGVGVDLWSAGCILGELLAGKPIMPGRTEFFTTEPYACDPSSLPKYPPSKEMDAKQRDDEMRRLRAAGKAQADGPKKHHTRDRAAKAFPAPEANAELQSNIDRRRLITHANAKSKSEKFPPPHQDGQVGFPLGSSHHIDPDTVPTDVSFTSTSYTYSKEPFQAWSGPIGVPKRKKHTAGDALDLSKPQKDALKDMVRGKKILDISTFL; encoded by the exons ATGGGGTGTGTGATTAGCAGGGAAGTGTCGAAGGGGGTAATCTCTGATGTGAAGGAGGAGAGGGATTTGAGTGGTGAGAGTAAGAGGAAGGTTGATGGAGTGTCAGGGAGCAAAGATGAGGTGGTAGAGGTTCAGAATGgtgagaaggagaaggagaaaggtGGTGAAGGGGTGCAGCGTGGCAAAAGGAGAAGATCGAAGGCGAATCCGAGGCTGAGCAATCCGCCAAAGCATTTGAGGTGGGAGCAGGTTGCAGCTGGGTGGCCACCGTGGCTCACTGCAGTGTGTGGGGAAGCACTCGGTGGCTGGATTCCGCGAAAGGCCGACACCTTTGAGAAAATTGATAAG ATTGGGCAAGGAACTTATAGTAATGTGTACAAAGCTAAAGACATGATGACAGGTAAAATTGTTGCCCTAAAGAAGGTTCGATTTGATAATTGGGAACCTGAGAGTGTAAAATTCATGGCGAGAGAGATTCTTATTTTGCGAAGGTTGGATCATCCCAATGTTGTAAAGTTGCAAGGTTTAGTTACGTCAAGGATGTCCTGTAGTTTGTATTTGGTGTTCGATTATATGGAGCATGATTTGGCTGGACTTGCTGCAAGCCCAGGAATCAGGTTCACAGAGCCTCAG GTAAAATGTTACATGCATCAGCTGCTATCAGGACTTGAGCACTGTCATAACCGTCGTGTACTTCACCGTGATATTAAAGGATCAAATCTTCTTATTGACAATGAAGGAACACTTAAGATTGCTGACTTTGGACTGGCTTCTATTTTCGATCCAAACAATAAGCATCCCATGACTAGTCGTGTAGTAACCCTTTGGTATCGACCTCCTGAGTTGCTTCTTGGTGCCACAGATTATGGTGTGGGTGTAGACCTCTGGAGTGCCGGATGTATTTTAGGAGAGTTATTGGCTGGGAAGCCAATCATGCCTGGTCGTACAGAG TTCTTTACCACAGAACCTTATGCTTGCGATCCTTCAAGTCTTCCAAAATATCCCCCAAGCAAGGAAATGGATGCTAAACAACGGGATGATGAAATGAGGAG ACTAAGAGCTGCAGGCAAAGCTCAGGCTGATGGTCCAAAGAAGCATCATACACGTGATCGTGCTGCAAAAGCTTTTCCTGCTCCTGAAGCCAATGCTGAGCTTCAATCCAATATTGAT AGAAGACGTCTAATCACTCATGCAAATGCCAAGAGCAAGAGCGAAAAGTTTCCTCCACCACATCAAGATGGACAAGTTGGTTTTCCTTTAGGATCTTCACATCACATTGATCCAGATACTGTTCCTACTGATGTCTCTTTTACTTCAACCTCCTATACTTATTCAAAGGAACCATTCCAAGCTTGGTCTGGTCCCATTGGAGTGCCAAAGCGGAAGAAACACACTGCAGGTGATGCATTGGACTTGTCAAAACCACAGAAAGATGCCCTCAAGGACATGGTTagaggaaagaaaattttagatATTAGTACATTCTTATAG